One genomic region from Heterodontus francisci isolate sHetFra1 chromosome 39, sHetFra1.hap1, whole genome shotgun sequence encodes:
- the LOC137352780 gene encoding uncharacterized protein, translated as MERVQAGQSRPVLVQYRQITLVTKSLTTSLILLTIAGCTKGALVVIQEPSFVSRLKGQSVSLNCSYTADQEKIYRSSVYWVFRQLNEEPTVIYPDTQGRFQDRLAFIKHSGRRNYTLQIDTLQLNDSETYYCYISFLVGYQSSIKKGQGTRLFVHEPLVLSPPSNCSCDAAQQRRVSCETRVPDPNATRIEWLRNGASVTAGNWSLSLLPASDGSYRLASHLELSSRSLDNEVKYTCLLHHTAGGVLERRQYIALSESCRHPILLYALILGNSAAVLLLIILFGLKKPRPV; from the exons ATGGAGAGGGTACAAGCTGGGCAGAGTCGCCCTGTTCTCGTCCAATATCGGCAG ATCACCCTCGTCACCAAGTCGCTGACTACCTCCCTCATCCTTCTCACCATCGCCG GTTGTACGAAGGGTGCCCTGGTGGTCATACAGGAGCCCTCCTTTGTCAGTCGACTGAAGGGGCAGTCTGTCTCGTTGAACTGCAGCTACACGGCAGACCAGGAGAAAATCTATCGGAGTTCCGTCTACTGGGTGTTTCGACAGCTGAATGAAGAACCAACAGTAATATACCCTGACACACAGGGGCGCTTCCAAGACCGACTGGCATTCATCAAACACAGCGGCAGGCGTAACTACACACTCCAGATCGACACCCTTCAGCTGAACGACTCTGAGACGTATTACTGTTACATCTCCTTTCTCGTGGGTTACCAGAGCTCCATAAAGAAAGGTCAAGGGACGAGGCTATTTGTTCACG AACCGCTCGTCTTGTCCCCTCCTTCCAACTGCTCCTGTGATGCTGCCCAGCAACGCCGTGTCTCCTGCGAGACAAGGGTTCCCGACCCGAACGCTACCCGCATCGAGTGGCTGAGGAACGGTGCGTCGGTGACGGCCGGGAATTGGAGTCTGTCGCTCCTGCCTGCCAGCGATGGGTCCTACAGATTGGCAAGCCACCTGGAGCTCTCCTCCAGGAGCCTGGACAATGAGGTGAAATACACCTGCCTCCTGCACCACACAGCGGGTGGCGTCCTCGAACGCAGGCAGTACATCGCTCTGAGTG AATCGTGCAGACATCCCATCCTCTTGTATGCACTCATCTTGGGCAATTCGGCTGCAGTCCTTCTGCTGATAATACTGTTTGGGTTAAAGAAACCTCGTCCCGTGTGA